In the genome of Ignavibacteriales bacterium, one region contains:
- a CDS encoding PD40 domain-containing protein, with the protein MYYKLIFLLILFSQFLIGQDKLNLVTENETVIKSIPILYKSDIVYLSVTDLSEALNIEYNFIPALNKIRLSFRDRAINLTTKNPFVTIENNIDSTKQIIQMPVSVFVERGLIYISLKSIVHVLNTAFDISITINDKRNTLLVSFKDNKIGGQRILSRDNLYDVYGISLIETEDNFIIKLKSNKKLSAAISHFDGNSLVVKLPGTSIDTNYIEGKRHSKALSELSVSKNESHSELKIKLNIKYQGCEIFKAPGNNDLFIKLELYKDDNWFTKESENFKIIYRSSNDYLSDHILESAERSFNLLSKLFNYSPKEKIVIATFDIHDYGFGAATTVPLNFIRLEIEPFEPGYENVPLNERYQWILNHELVHILVNDHSSSVERFFRTLFSKVAPEQPQPLTILASLFTNSNRYTPRWHQESIAVFLETWLSGGYGRTLGNFDEMYFRSIAADDKNFGGYVEVESDLVQNNFLLETLYYLYGGRFATYLYIKFGYDKLFKWFITESSEFYPGYKSKFEDVFGESFDEEWHKFSEYEIAFQKENIKRIKSSGLTDSRRVGNENFGWVTQPYLDSKNSRILFGYHRPNSLATLGSINLHNGSQSELLSLPTPSLISVASTAYDAQNDLFFYTTNNNELYRDLWVLDLKSGDKKMIFENERIGHLCLTPSTKALWGIQHNGGKAILVYSDYPYNSIRQLIGFDIGDDVQQLTSNFSGTMIVATLHKSNGQQMLIVFDGEKLKQGDIFTYDVLTNSGSPENPSWSEDNKYIYWNAYTNGVSNIYRYSISENKTEPLSNTLKGYFRPIEISKDSIFVFEFSTDGFIPVVIANKPADHLPAIQYLGQQVIDKDPKVLDLVINSSGKIPVDISEAEEYNGFEHLDINTFLPVISGFISQKVLGFYTHIADPIINHDFTMELGVSPFKENSNDVMFHLKAKYDYKKRFELGINHNAPDFYDLVNKRKKGMLGTRVLFAHNHYWIYDNPLKIKQRTEVSVFTGVEYFIDNAIRVSEPDFLVAQTNLNSKNLRRSVGSVDYEEGSEFNLSFLFFVSDPKTYYATGQIFAEWDHYSVWLASHNVFHFKLASGYHQPNERLFQAKFFFGGFGNRELENIPVRQYRNLLRFPGVPIYTIFADNFGQLLLENNFPPIHPGDISFASQFIDNINLSVFSKTLLIDLEKPSKYIDAGAQINFVFKHWFNLESTFSAGVAKAWYKGGESDEWFLSFKLLKN; encoded by the coding sequence ATGTACTATAAACTCATTTTCTTATTGATTCTCTTCTCACAATTTCTGATCGGGCAGGATAAGTTAAACTTAGTTACAGAAAATGAAACAGTCATTAAAAGTATACCCATTCTTTATAAATCAGACATAGTTTATCTTTCGGTAACTGACCTTTCAGAAGCACTAAATATAGAATACAATTTTATACCGGCACTTAACAAAATCCGGCTTTCATTCCGTGACAGAGCTATAAACCTTACTACAAAAAATCCCTTTGTAACAATTGAAAATAATATTGATTCCACTAAACAAATCATACAAATGCCGGTTTCGGTTTTTGTTGAACGTGGACTCATATACATTTCCTTAAAATCAATTGTTCATGTTTTAAATACTGCTTTTGACATTTCGATTACTATTAATGATAAAAGGAATACTCTATTAGTTTCGTTTAAGGACAATAAAATTGGCGGGCAAAGAATTTTATCCCGTGACAACCTTTATGATGTTTATGGAATAAGTCTAATCGAGACTGAAGACAATTTTATTATTAAGCTAAAATCAAACAAGAAACTTTCTGCGGCTATTTCACATTTTGATGGCAATTCTTTAGTCGTGAAACTGCCGGGCACGAGTATAGATACAAACTATATTGAAGGCAAACGACACTCAAAAGCTTTATCCGAATTGTCAGTTTCAAAAAATGAAAGTCATTCCGAATTAAAAATAAAACTAAATATCAAATACCAGGGATGTGAAATTTTTAAAGCGCCGGGAAACAATGACCTTTTTATAAAACTGGAATTGTACAAGGACGATAACTGGTTTACTAAAGAAAGTGAAAATTTCAAAATCATTTATAGATCATCAAATGATTATTTATCGGATCATATTCTTGAGTCCGCGGAAAGATCATTCAATCTGCTTAGTAAGCTTTTTAATTATTCGCCAAAAGAAAAAATTGTTATTGCCACATTTGATATTCATGATTATGGCTTTGGCGCAGCCACAACCGTTCCTTTGAATTTTATTAGACTTGAAATTGAACCATTTGAACCGGGTTATGAAAATGTACCTCTCAATGAGAGGTACCAGTGGATTTTAAATCACGAACTTGTGCATATACTCGTCAATGATCATTCTTCATCAGTGGAAAGATTTTTCAGAACGCTTTTCTCTAAAGTAGCACCGGAACAACCTCAACCACTGACTATACTGGCAAGTCTGTTTACGAATTCAAACAGATATACACCGCGCTGGCATCAGGAATCCATCGCAGTATTTCTTGAAACCTGGTTAAGCGGAGGTTATGGTCGTACTCTCGGAAACTTTGATGAAATGTATTTCCGCAGCATTGCAGCAGATGACAAAAATTTTGGCGGATATGTAGAAGTTGAATCTGATCTTGTACAAAATAATTTTTTACTGGAAACTCTTTATTATTTATACGGAGGCAGGTTCGCGACATATCTATACATTAAGTTTGGCTATGACAAACTTTTTAAATGGTTCATAACAGAATCTTCCGAATTTTATCCCGGATATAAATCCAAATTCGAAGATGTTTTTGGTGAATCATTTGATGAAGAGTGGCACAAATTTTCAGAATACGAAATAGCTTTTCAGAAGGAGAATATTAAACGCATAAAATCTTCCGGACTGACCGATTCAAGAAGAGTAGGGAACGAAAATTTTGGCTGGGTTACTCAGCCATATCTCGATTCAAAAAATTCAAGAATATTGTTCGGATATCATCGCCCTAATTCACTTGCGACTCTTGGATCAATAAACTTACACAATGGTTCTCAATCTGAATTACTTTCATTACCGACACCGAGTTTGATAAGTGTTGCTTCAACCGCGTATGATGCGCAAAATGATTTATTCTTTTATACGACAAATAATAACGAACTTTACAGGGATCTTTGGGTGCTTGATCTGAAATCCGGTGATAAGAAAATGATTTTTGAGAACGAACGGATTGGGCACTTGTGTCTGACACCTTCAACGAAAGCGCTGTGGGGGATTCAGCACAACGGCGGAAAAGCTATTCTTGTTTATTCTGATTATCCATACAATTCCATAAGACAATTAATCGGATTTGATATAGGTGACGATGTACAACAACTTACCTCGAATTTTTCAGGGACTATGATTGTTGCAACTCTGCATAAATCTAACGGACAGCAGATGTTAATTGTTTTTGATGGAGAAAAACTTAAACAGGGTGATATCTTCACCTATGATGTGCTTACTAACTCAGGGTCACCTGAGAATCCATCCTGGAGCGAGGACAATAAGTATATTTACTGGAATGCTTATACAAACGGAGTTTCCAATATCTATCGCTACAGTATATCAGAAAATAAAACCGAACCACTATCGAATACATTGAAAGGATATTTTAGACCGATTGAAATTTCAAAGGATTCCATTTTTGTATTTGAATTTTCAACTGATGGATTTATTCCTGTTGTTATTGCTAATAAACCAGCGGATCATTTGCCGGCTATTCAGTACCTTGGACAACAAGTAATCGACAAAGATCCAAAGGTACTTGATCTCGTAATTAATTCTTCTGGAAAGATACCTGTTGATATATCTGAAGCAGAAGAATATAATGGCTTTGAGCATCTTGATATTAACACCTTTCTTCCAGTTATAAGCGGATTTATTTCTCAGAAAGTATTGGGGTTTTATACTCACATTGCTGACCCGATCATAAATCATGATTTTACTATGGAGTTGGGAGTCTCACCATTTAAAGAAAATTCAAACGATGTAATGTTTCATCTTAAAGCTAAATATGATTACAAGAAAAGATTTGAACTCGGGATAAATCACAACGCGCCTGACTTTTATGACCTTGTAAATAAAAGAAAGAAAGGAATGCTCGGAACAAGAGTTCTTTTTGCTCACAATCACTACTGGATATATGATAATCCATTAAAGATTAAGCAAAGAACAGAGGTATCTGTTTTTACAGGAGTAGAATATTTTATCGATAACGCAATTCGTGTTTCTGAGCCGGACTTTCTTGTCGCACAGACGAATCTGAATTCAAAAAACCTTAGGAGAAGTGTCGGCAGTGTGGATTATGAAGAAGGCAGTGAATTTAATCTTTCATTTTTATTTTTTGTGTCAGACCCAAAAACATATTATGCAACCGGACAAATTTTTGCAGAATGGGATCACTACTCAGTATGGTTAGCATCACACAATGTATTTCACTTCAAACTTGCGTCAGGTTATCATCAGCCAAATGAAAGATTGTTTCAGGCAAAATTTTTCTTTGGCGGTTTCGGAAACAGGGAGCTGGAAAACATTCCGGTAAGACAGTATAGAAACCTGTTAAGATTTCCCGGTGTTCCGATTTATACAATCTTTGCGGATAATTTTGGTCAGTTATTGTTAGAAAATAATTTTCCACCTATTCACCCGGGTGATATTTCGTTCGCCTCTCAGTTTATCGATAACATAAATCTTTCGGTTTTTTCAAAAACACTTTTAATCGACCTGGAAAAACCATCAAAGTACATTGATGCCGGCGCTCAGATAAATTTTGTTTTCAAACATTGGTTTAACCTTGAATCAACATTTTCAGCAGGGGTAGCAAAAGCCTGGTATAAAGGCGGTGAATCGGATGAATGGTTCCTTTCCTTTAAACTATTGAAGAATTAA
- a CDS encoding GAF domain-containing sensor histidine kinase: MKFSEFKNKLDAELKNQLPPEESSERVKNLESILDIVNSVNRSLILDDVLELVLKNSIRITNSERGFIVLKDENGKLEFKIGLDANGNNLPENLFQVSNTVVEDVFISGQSIFIEGAQSDTNFDPSKSIIKLELQTILCSPLITGDKKIGVVYVDSKHLHKIKAKEITDTFEILAGQAATAIRNAQLYDGQISANNALQEANTQLIQAERKALKSSIDSEIGQSLQGLVHLALLETESLMRTIEKSQKESSENKSADPILFDRLKLKSKVAIDSIRSIQKYAQVLLETSVMNLNKDSGDLNRTIQSVIKYISPIKRFYSMTFTTEFSPLPMCKYDSEQIQHLLVHLFTNSADARSDATILVKTFVENHFIVVRVADNGPGFPPDKVKKIFELANSQKSNYGLFLCKSIIDQHKGDIKVLPVENGAAIQFTLPVV, encoded by the coding sequence ATGAAATTTTCAGAATTTAAAAACAAACTGGATGCTGAACTTAAAAATCAGCTCCCTCCCGAAGAGTCGTCTGAAAGAGTAAAGAACCTTGAATCGATTCTTGATATAGTTAATTCGGTTAACAGGTCTTTAATTCTTGATGATGTTCTTGAGTTGGTATTGAAGAATTCAATACGCATAACGAATTCCGAAAGAGGTTTCATTGTACTAAAAGATGAAAACGGAAAACTGGAATTCAAAATCGGGCTTGACGCAAATGGAAACAATCTTCCCGAAAATCTGTTTCAGGTAAGTAATACTGTTGTTGAAGATGTGTTTATTTCCGGTCAGTCCATCTTTATCGAGGGTGCGCAAAGCGACACTAATTTTGATCCGAGTAAAAGTATTATCAAACTTGAATTACAAACAATTTTATGCTCACCGCTTATAACCGGTGATAAAAAAATCGGTGTTGTTTATGTTGACAGCAAGCATCTCCACAAAATAAAAGCAAAAGAAATTACAGATACATTCGAAATACTTGCTGGACAAGCAGCCACTGCCATTCGTAACGCACAGTTATACGACGGGCAGATAAGTGCTAACAATGCACTGCAGGAAGCTAATACGCAATTGATCCAGGCAGAAAGAAAGGCTCTTAAATCCAGTATTGATTCTGAAATCGGTCAGTCGTTACAGGGACTTGTTCACCTTGCACTGCTTGAAACTGAATCATTGATGCGTACTATTGAAAAATCCCAGAAAGAATCCTCTGAGAATAAAAGTGCTGACCCGATTTTGTTCGACAGACTTAAGTTAAAATCCAAAGTTGCGATTGACAGCATCAGAAGTATACAAAAGTATGCACAGGTATTACTTGAAACTTCTGTCATGAATCTTAATAAAGACAGTGGTGATTTGAACAGAACTATTCAATCAGTGATAAAATATATTTCGCCGATAAAAAGATTTTATTCAATGACATTTACAACTGAATTCAGTCCGCTTCCGATGTGTAAGTATGACTCTGAACAAATACAGCATTTACTTGTTCACCTGTTCACAAATTCTGCAGACGCACGGAGCGATGCAACCATACTTGTTAAAACTTTTGTTGAAAATCATTTTATAGTTGTAAGAGTTGCTGATAACGGACCTGGTTTTCCCCCGGATAAAGTTAAAAAAATATTTGAACTTGCTAATTCACAAAAAAGTAATTACGGACTTTTTCTTTGCAAAAGTATAATTGATCAACATAAAGGAGATATAAAAGTTTTGCCTGTTGAGAACGGAGCTGCTATTCAATTTACTTTGCCGGTTGTTTGA